Proteins encoded within one genomic window of Lentisphaera araneosa HTCC2155:
- a CDS encoding TIGR01777 family oxidoreductase, translating into MRILVAGSSGFIGQALIRELSKSGLETHCLVRRPPNSQNEIQWNPSTGELEASSIEGFNAVIHLGGAGVADKIWTSKYKETLLKSRTESTKTLCRAIAECKNKPEVFICSSGVNYYGAKSEQKLTENSPNGKSFLAHVCKEWEAASESLEALEIRRVLMRTGVVLGPGGGMLAKCLPVFKMGLGGNIGMGKRYFPWISLCDMVQLIVHCLNDDSLRGPINACAPEIISNATFTKTLARHLGRPSIFPVPTLVFKLLPKEMADDLFLCDLKISPQKIQASSFEFTHPTIKTLLKPKK; encoded by the coding sequence ATGAGGATACTTGTTGCAGGAAGCAGCGGCTTTATTGGCCAAGCTCTCATCAGAGAACTAAGCAAGTCCGGTCTAGAAACCCATTGCTTAGTTAGACGGCCACCGAATAGTCAAAACGAAATTCAATGGAATCCAAGCACTGGTGAACTTGAAGCCTCTTCTATTGAAGGCTTTAACGCAGTCATTCATTTAGGCGGCGCCGGTGTCGCAGATAAAATATGGACTAGCAAATACAAAGAAACTCTACTCAAAAGCCGCACAGAAAGCACTAAAACGCTCTGCCGTGCCATAGCGGAATGCAAGAATAAACCCGAAGTCTTTATTTGCTCTTCTGGCGTTAATTATTACGGCGCCAAATCTGAGCAAAAACTGACTGAAAACTCCCCTAATGGCAAGAGCTTTCTTGCTCATGTCTGTAAGGAATGGGAAGCCGCATCAGAAAGTCTCGAAGCACTCGAAATCCGTAGAGTCCTCATGAGAACTGGAGTCGTTCTTGGCCCTGGCGGGGGCATGCTAGCCAAATGCCTGCCCGTATTCAAAATGGGCTTGGGCGGGAATATTGGGATGGGCAAACGCTACTTCCCCTGGATCTCCCTCTGCGATATGGTTCAATTGATTGTTCACTGCTTAAATGACGACTCTCTACGTGGCCCTATCAACGCCTGTGCCCCCGAAATCATTAGCAATGCCACGTTCACAAAAACACTGGCCCGACATCTCGGCCGACCCAGCATCTTTCCTGTCCCCACCTTAGTTTTTAAACTCCTCCCCAAGGAGATGGCTGATGACTTATTTTTATGTGATCTAAAAATCTCTCCGCAAAAAATCCAAGCGAGCTCTTTTGAGTTCACTCATCCAACAATCAAAACTTTACTCAAGCCCAAGAAATAA
- a CDS encoding serine/threonine protein kinase, which produces MKVQCESCFGVNAVDEADLGEYLQCGHCGEAFLVPDERFAPGVVIDDYIIEKKIGQGGMGIVFRALQISLDRYVALKILMLDNQSQDAVIDFVREARASAKLHHQNIVQAYAVGQADGGVYYLAMELVNGQTLKEILDVEKKITVDTALNITKQVSDALSYAWAQQKLVHRDIKPDNIMVVDDMAKLMDLGLSRFANDKLESTDDEDSIMGTPQYISPEQLIGSEMDFRGDIYSLGATLYHFVTGEFAFGGTSVTEIARKHLQEPLRPAHDLDSTIPPQVSKLLDRMMEKQPEDRFQSMQDLSKEIEKTRKAISTSTTSTKRGLHLRSSSSRRRNVEGGGRVAHRPVRGETRARARAGAVALSPEELKSYTDTSGHGKLKALSVVCFAATIILALVMLVI; this is translated from the coding sequence ATGAAAGTACAGTGCGAAAGTTGTTTTGGAGTTAATGCTGTAGATGAAGCAGATCTCGGTGAGTACCTTCAGTGTGGTCACTGTGGTGAAGCATTTTTAGTTCCTGATGAACGTTTTGCTCCTGGTGTAGTTATTGATGATTACATTATCGAGAAGAAAATTGGTCAAGGTGGCATGGGGATCGTCTTTAGAGCCCTGCAGATTAGTTTAGATCGTTATGTTGCCCTTAAAATTTTAATGCTCGATAATCAGAGTCAGGACGCAGTGATTGATTTCGTTCGTGAAGCTCGTGCCTCAGCTAAACTCCACCACCAAAATATAGTACAAGCTTATGCAGTGGGTCAAGCAGATGGTGGTGTTTATTACCTCGCTATGGAATTGGTGAATGGCCAAACGCTAAAAGAAATTTTGGATGTTGAGAAAAAAATCACTGTTGATACAGCTTTAAATATCACTAAGCAAGTTTCTGATGCTTTGTCCTATGCTTGGGCGCAGCAGAAATTAGTTCACCGCGACATTAAACCTGACAATATCATGGTTGTTGACGACATGGCAAAGCTGATGGATCTAGGTCTATCTCGTTTTGCTAATGATAAGCTTGAGTCAACCGACGATGAAGATTCAATTATGGGAACTCCACAATATATCAGCCCTGAGCAATTAATTGGTTCTGAAATGGATTTCCGTGGTGATATTTATTCTTTGGGTGCGACACTTTATCACTTCGTTACAGGTGAATTTGCCTTTGGTGGTACGTCGGTAACTGAGATCGCTAGAAAGCATTTACAAGAACCTTTGCGACCGGCGCATGACTTAGATAGTACAATTCCTCCTCAAGTTTCTAAACTCTTAGACCGTATGATGGAAAAGCAGCCGGAAGATCGCTTCCAGAGTATGCAGGACTTGAGTAAAGAAATCGAAAAAACGCGTAAAGCAATTAGTACCAGCACAACTTCAACAAAGCGTGGTTTACATTTAAGATCGAGTTCGTCTCGTAGAAGAAATGTCGAAGGTGGTGGTCGTGTAGCTCACCGTCCAGTTAGAGGTGAAACTCGTGCTCGCGCAAGAGCTGGTGCAGTTGCCCTAAGTCCAGAAGAGTTGAAGTCATACACGGATACATCGGGGCATGGTAAGCTCAAGGCTCTATCCGTAGTCTGTTTTGCGGCGACTATAATTTTAGCCTTGGTTATGTTAGTGATTTGA
- the queF gene encoding preQ(1) synthase, protein MSEKERLNDLTLLSKNENNYFTSPDDAPLEVFDNLYVGRDYKITFNCPEFTALCPVTSQPDFGKITITYIADKKCVESKSLKMYLFAFRNHNSFHEEVVNRILEDIVAVCDPREITVYGEFMPRGGISLDIEASHKKES, encoded by the coding sequence ATGAGCGAAAAAGAACGCCTAAACGACCTCACTCTTCTCAGCAAAAACGAGAACAATTACTTCACATCTCCAGATGATGCGCCACTCGAAGTTTTTGACAACCTCTACGTTGGTCGCGATTACAAAATCACTTTTAACTGCCCTGAATTCACGGCTCTTTGCCCTGTAACAAGCCAGCCCGATTTTGGAAAAATCACCATCACCTACATTGCTGATAAAAAATGCGTAGAGTCAAAATCACTCAAAATGTACCTTTTTGCCTTCCGTAACCACAACAGCTTCCATGAAGAAGTCGTGAATAGAATTCTCGAAGATATTGTCGCCGTTTGCGATCCTCGCGAAATCACTGTTTATGGTGAATTCATGCCGCGCGGAGGCATTAGCCTCGACATCGAAGCTTCGCACAAAAAAGAGTCGTGA
- the bcp gene encoding thioredoxin-dependent thiol peroxidase yields the protein MEEGKQAPNFSLLDQNGNSHSLTDYKGKYLVIYFYPKDNTPGCTKESCTFRDNLSEFTAANCAILGVSADSAASHEKFIAKHNLNFPLLVDEEKEMLQAYNAWGEKNNYGKKYMGIIRSTAIISPDGTLLKHWKTVRGAEDHPLKVLEALKELQA from the coding sequence ATGGAAGAAGGCAAACAGGCTCCAAACTTTTCACTACTCGACCAAAACGGCAACTCACATTCTCTCACAGACTACAAAGGCAAATATCTTGTTATTTATTTTTACCCCAAAGACAATACTCCTGGTTGCACTAAGGAATCCTGCACTTTCCGCGATAACTTAAGTGAATTCACTGCAGCTAATTGTGCTATTTTAGGTGTATCTGCGGACTCCGCAGCCAGCCATGAAAAATTCATTGCCAAGCACAATTTAAACTTCCCGCTCTTAGTTGACGAAGAAAAGGAAATGCTACAAGCCTACAATGCTTGGGGCGAAAAAAATAACTACGGCAAAAAGTACATGGGAATCATTCGCTCAACGGCAATTATTTCTCCTGATGGCACTCTTCTAAAACATTGGAAGACTGTACGCGGCGCCGAAGACCACCCCCTAAAAGTGCTCGAAGCCCTCAAAGAGCTTCAGGCTTAA
- the trpE gene encoding anthranilate synthase component I, with translation MEDFLEESLLVNIHPPKDELADLAKQGTLIPIYTELIADLETPISAFSKIAYDENGKKKPYAFLLESAEGGENIGRYSFMGVDPIALITRNGDMIELSGETESRIETTDNTFQFLEDYLKPYNQVQLEGLAPFSGGAVGYASYETIQEIEPRVKCKDKEDFGTPDALFGIYETIVSFDRLKQRIQVISHIDLRKEELEVGYQKAIKNISDIVSKLGQERSAKPLGLNLASEALESKSNMTREEFCDKVLRAKEYIRSGDVIQVVLSQRFEADVDPEPLDLMRTLRMINPSPYMFCLHLGDDFSLVGASPEVHAKGEEGLVTVRPIAGTRKRGANKAEDEALSADLLADPKERAEHIMLVDLARNDVGRIVETGSVDISQLMIIEKYSHVLHIVSEVQGKLQKDFGPGSVMSSTFPAGTVSGAPKIRAMEIIAELEPERRGAYAGAVTYFSFNGNVDSCIAIRTAVLKSGKVYVQAGAGVVADSDPEFEYEETRNKARAMLVALNTASKMSAEKK, from the coding sequence ATGGAAGATTTTTTAGAAGAGAGCCTTTTGGTGAACATTCATCCTCCAAAGGATGAATTAGCAGATTTAGCGAAGCAAGGGACGCTTATTCCCATATACACAGAGTTGATAGCAGATTTAGAAACCCCTATCTCAGCATTTAGTAAAATTGCCTATGATGAGAACGGCAAGAAAAAACCTTATGCCTTCCTATTAGAGAGTGCAGAAGGTGGAGAGAATATCGGCCGCTACTCATTTATGGGCGTTGACCCAATTGCTTTAATAACTCGTAATGGCGACATGATTGAGTTGAGCGGTGAAACCGAGTCCCGCATAGAAACGACTGATAATACCTTTCAATTTTTAGAAGATTATTTAAAGCCTTATAATCAGGTGCAATTAGAAGGTTTAGCACCTTTTAGCGGTGGTGCCGTTGGTTATGCTTCTTACGAAACAATCCAAGAAATCGAACCTCGAGTTAAATGTAAAGACAAAGAAGATTTTGGGACTCCAGATGCTTTGTTTGGCATCTATGAAACAATTGTTTCTTTTGATCGACTTAAGCAGCGAATTCAAGTGATTAGTCATATAGATTTGCGCAAAGAAGAGCTTGAGGTCGGTTATCAAAAAGCTATAAAGAATATTTCTGATATCGTTTCTAAACTCGGTCAAGAGCGTTCTGCTAAGCCATTGGGCTTGAACTTGGCAAGCGAAGCGCTTGAATCGAAATCAAACATGACTCGTGAAGAATTTTGCGATAAGGTCCTCCGAGCAAAAGAATACATCCGTTCAGGTGATGTGATTCAGGTTGTGCTCTCTCAGCGTTTTGAAGCTGATGTGGATCCTGAGCCTTTAGATTTGATGAGAACCTTGCGTATGATTAATCCCTCGCCCTACATGTTTTGTTTACATTTAGGTGATGACTTTTCATTAGTTGGAGCGAGTCCTGAAGTTCACGCTAAGGGAGAAGAGGGTTTAGTCACTGTTCGTCCGATCGCAGGTACGCGTAAGCGTGGCGCGAATAAAGCTGAAGATGAAGCTTTATCCGCAGATCTATTAGCCGACCCTAAAGAGAGGGCGGAGCATATCATGCTCGTTGATTTAGCTCGCAATGACGTTGGAAGAATCGTTGAAACGGGTTCAGTAGATATTTCTCAATTAATGATTATTGAGAAATATAGTCACGTTCTCCATATTGTTTCTGAGGTTCAAGGTAAGTTGCAAAAAGATTTTGGTCCAGGATCAGTAATGAGTTCGACTTTTCCAGCAGGTACAGTGAGTGGTGCGCCTAAAATTCGAGCCATGGAAATTATCGCTGAGTTAGAGCCCGAAAGACGTGGTGCTTATGCTGGAGCCGTGACCTATTTCTCCTTTAATGGCAATGTAGATTCATGTATTGCTATTCGAACAGCGGTTTTAAAATCAGGAAAAGTTTACGTGCAAGCAGGAGCGGGAGTCGTCGCTGACTCAGACCCCGAATTTGAATACGAAGAAACACGTAATAAAGCTCGAGCAATGCTTGTCGCGTTGAATACTGCGAGTAAAATGAGTGCAGAGAAAAAATAA
- the prmC gene encoding peptide chain release factor N(5)-glutamine methyltransferase, with protein MKDIREILTLSEDYLAKHKIESPKVNAEWIISDSLNIKRLDLYLQHDRPLSESELSSIREKLQRCARHEPVQYICGSTNFYGLEISVGPGVLIPRPETECLVDLATKHIKEGQKLLDLCTGSGCIPIAIQEQKKQSLSIVACDIEEKALNYAQENITQNKTQNIELLQCDLFAKIANDIKFDLITSNPPYVSESERPEMGKDVLKHEPPSALFADHDGMAIIERIAQEAPQYMEPKAYILIEIGASQGSRCLELFEASNYRNVEVVKDYSSRDRILKAQRPV; from the coding sequence GTGAAAGATATCCGAGAGATCCTCACTCTGAGTGAGGATTACTTGGCTAAACATAAAATCGAATCGCCTAAAGTTAATGCCGAGTGGATTATTTCCGACTCATTAAATATCAAGCGACTCGACCTCTACTTACAGCACGATCGCCCATTAAGCGAAAGTGAATTGAGCTCTATTCGCGAAAAGCTTCAACGTTGCGCAAGACACGAACCCGTGCAATACATTTGTGGCAGCACAAACTTCTATGGTCTAGAAATTTCTGTGGGTCCCGGAGTCCTCATCCCGCGCCCCGAAACTGAGTGCCTCGTTGACCTCGCTACAAAACATATCAAAGAAGGTCAAAAACTGCTTGATCTCTGCACCGGCTCAGGCTGTATCCCCATCGCGATTCAAGAGCAAAAAAAACAGAGCTTAAGCATTGTCGCCTGTGATATTGAAGAAAAAGCACTAAACTACGCTCAAGAGAATATCACCCAAAACAAAACTCAAAATATTGAACTCCTTCAATGCGACCTCTTTGCCAAGATCGCAAATGACATAAAATTCGATCTCATCACCTCCAACCCTCCCTATGTAAGTGAATCTGAACGCCCAGAAATGGGCAAAGACGTACTTAAACACGAACCTCCATCAGCACTTTTTGCCGATCACGATGGGATGGCTATCATAGAAAGGATTGCCCAAGAGGCTCCTCAATACATGGAGCCTAAGGCCTACATTTTGATTGAAATTGGAGCTTCTCAAGGCTCTCGTTGCTTAGAACTCTTTGAAGCTTCAAACTATAGAAATGTTGAAGTCGTCAAAGATTACAGTTCTCGCGACCGCATTCTCAAAGCTCAGAGACCAGTATGA
- a CDS encoding lysophospholipid acyltransferase family protein gives MSLPKPSLEGDGYKTLEPSRKFMDKLLGLGNLYFYYKAFKPINDFSKICQAGNYDFINLAKHCQRVMQAVEDSGGSVEIDGLDNLVKEPRVYVANHMSSLETVTLSYVMQKAGPSIFVIKESLMTYPVFGHIMQGMNCIPMTRDNPIQDLKTLLKQGGEMLKNGTSVIIFPQKTRGVEFIGDEFNSIGCKLARRAGVKIQPFALDTSFWGKGKIVSDYGPITRSSTVRYSFGEGMDLDAKNQKEVHNKCVEFIENKLNQWKN, from the coding sequence TTGTCGCTACCTAAACCCAGTTTAGAAGGGGATGGCTATAAAACTTTAGAGCCATCTCGCAAGTTCATGGATAAGCTCCTTGGGCTTGGAAATCTTTATTTTTATTATAAGGCTTTCAAGCCCATTAATGATTTCTCAAAAATTTGCCAAGCAGGTAATTATGATTTCATCAACCTTGCCAAACACTGTCAGCGCGTTATGCAGGCAGTAGAAGACAGCGGTGGTTCTGTAGAAATTGATGGCTTAGATAATTTAGTTAAAGAACCTCGTGTTTACGTGGCCAACCACATGAGTTCATTGGAGACAGTCACTCTGTCTTATGTCATGCAAAAAGCAGGTCCTTCAATCTTTGTGATTAAAGAAAGTTTGATGACTTACCCAGTGTTTGGTCACATTATGCAGGGAATGAACTGCATTCCCATGACTCGAGATAATCCTATACAAGATTTAAAGACTCTGCTCAAGCAAGGTGGCGAAATGCTGAAGAATGGGACGAGTGTTATCATCTTTCCTCAAAAAACTCGTGGCGTGGAGTTTATTGGTGATGAATTCAATAGTATCGGCTGCAAACTAGCGCGTCGCGCTGGTGTAAAAATTCAGCCATTCGCCCTTGATACCAGCTTTTGGGGGAAGGGTAAAATAGTTTCTGACTATGGCCCAATTACGAGGAGTTCAACAGTGCGTTATAGTTTTGGCGAAGGTATGGATCTTGATGCCAAGAACCAAAAAGAGGTTCATAATAAATGTGTTGAATTTATCGAGAATAAACTCAATCAATGGAAGAACTAA
- a CDS encoding metallophosphoesterase family protein, giving the protein MKIIHFSDIHEGAFPAPSSFFSKRLFGGSNYVFRRKKTVNWSRLDKLTEYVEQEGFDYAIISGDFTSTGSVREFEMVKKRLEKLHAIEGLKILAVPGNHDNYIDCSKSYKALEDFITWLTKGLVKNFPLRIEEGEVVFYLSNHAVPRPVQLSSGFVNEETHERLVEWSSKDEQKTKIAIGHYPLLNGEGNSLPEHKLLVDGEKVHKLLQSGAIDINLCGHIHHAFLREETGGSKEICAGSLTMGRKANILEIDGRRIEQTWKIF; this is encoded by the coding sequence ATGAAAATTATTCATTTTTCTGATATTCATGAGGGGGCTTTTCCAGCTCCCTCGTCTTTTTTTAGCAAACGTCTATTCGGTGGTAGCAATTATGTTTTTCGCCGCAAGAAAACGGTTAATTGGTCGCGTCTAGATAAGTTGACTGAATATGTTGAGCAAGAAGGCTTTGATTACGCCATTATTTCCGGTGACTTTACTTCTACGGGTTCAGTTCGTGAATTTGAAATGGTCAAGAAACGCCTCGAAAAGTTACATGCTATAGAGGGCTTGAAGATTTTAGCCGTTCCCGGTAATCATGATAATTATATCGATTGTTCCAAGTCGTATAAAGCTTTAGAAGATTTCATCACATGGCTCACCAAAGGTTTAGTGAAAAATTTTCCTCTTCGCATTGAAGAAGGAGAGGTGGTTTTTTATTTGAGTAATCATGCAGTTCCCCGGCCCGTACAACTCTCTAGTGGCTTCGTGAATGAAGAGACACATGAGCGTTTAGTAGAATGGAGTTCAAAAGATGAGCAAAAAACAAAGATCGCCATCGGTCATTATCCTCTATTAAATGGTGAAGGCAATTCACTTCCCGAACATAAGCTTTTAGTTGATGGAGAGAAAGTGCACAAGCTATTGCAAAGTGGGGCGATTGACATAAATTTGTGCGGACATATTCATCATGCTTTTCTACGAGAAGAAACTGGCGGATCCAAGGAGATCTGTGCGGGTTCTTTAACGATGGGTAGGAAAGCAAATATTTTAGAAATTGACGGCAGAAGAATAGAACAGACATGGAAGATTTTTTAG
- a CDS encoding HPr family phosphocarrier protein has protein sequence MYTIDATVNNIHGIHCRPSSAIVKGAKSFESSITVNADGQTANLTNILELISLGLPQGASVSISAEGSDEEAAAKKIAELFEEIYDYPDK, from the coding sequence ATGTATACAATTGATGCAACAGTAAACAATATTCACGGCATTCACTGCCGTCCAAGTTCGGCAATCGTTAAAGGAGCCAAATCCTTTGAATCAAGCATCACTGTTAATGCTGATGGACAAACTGCCAACCTTACTAATATTCTTGAATTAATATCTCTGGGCTTACCCCAAGGCGCCTCAGTCAGCATAAGTGCTGAAGGCTCTGATGAAGAAGCCGCAGCTAAAAAGATTGCTGAATTATTTGAAGAAATCTACGATTACCCTGATAAGTAA
- a CDS encoding metallophosphoesterase family protein, with translation MLYGIISDLHSNLEAVRAVIEEGKKLGIQKYICLGDIVGYNANPKEVIDIVRDELQPIAVIKGNHDEYVSQENELIGFNPQAAQAVQWTREQLTLDDRQWLYSLPMTKNLWQLKTTIVHATLDSPEAWGYIFDKYYAENSFSYQRLPYCFIGHSHVPFAYEQIGGAKGVIQAGRYEQIRLNPNHKYLINVGSVGQPRDGDNRAAFCSFDTDERVVTLHRVEYDIETTQKKIYEAGLPERLALRLQVGR, from the coding sequence ATGTTATACGGTATTATCTCCGATTTGCACTCCAATTTAGAGGCAGTGCGTGCGGTAATTGAAGAAGGGAAAAAATTGGGGATCCAGAAGTATATTTGTCTGGGTGATATTGTTGGCTATAATGCCAATCCTAAAGAAGTTATCGATATTGTGAGAGATGAGCTTCAGCCAATTGCCGTAATTAAAGGTAATCACGATGAATATGTTTCTCAAGAAAATGAGCTCATTGGTTTTAACCCACAGGCTGCTCAAGCGGTTCAGTGGACTCGCGAGCAATTAACTCTCGATGACCGTCAATGGTTATATTCCTTGCCAATGACTAAGAACTTATGGCAGTTAAAAACAACAATTGTACATGCGACTCTCGATAGTCCAGAAGCATGGGGTTACATTTTTGATAAATACTACGCTGAGAACTCATTTTCTTACCAAAGGTTGCCCTACTGTTTTATTGGTCACTCACACGTACCTTTTGCTTATGAGCAAATTGGTGGAGCAAAAGGAGTTATCCAAGCAGGTCGTTATGAGCAGATTCGCTTAAATCCTAATCATAAATATTTAATTAATGTTGGTTCGGTTGGTCAACCACGTGATGGTGATAACCGCGCAGCTTTTTGCTCATTTGATACTGATGAACGAGTTGTGACGCTTCACCGTGTCGAATACGACATAGAAACGACGCAGAAAAAGATTTACGAAGCTGGTTTGCCGGAACGCTTGGCTTTACGCTTGCAGGTTGGCCGCTAG
- a CDS encoding NUDIX hydrolase, with translation MKKRIEATLIYLMDNDQVLMLERVKKQGDIHIGKWNGLGGKVELGESIKKCAIRELKEESGLSAEYFDFAGHITFPGFDKHGNDWSVYVFRAYGPSGEMIECDEGELSWVSRDDILSLNLWEGDKHFIPYVLSNKTFFGEFCYQSGELSSYTLDFADYLSGKDLN, from the coding sequence ATGAAAAAGCGAATTGAAGCGACTTTGATCTACCTTATGGATAATGATCAAGTATTGATGCTTGAGCGGGTGAAGAAACAAGGGGATATTCATATAGGGAAATGGAATGGTTTAGGTGGTAAAGTAGAGTTGGGTGAGTCAATAAAAAAATGCGCTATTCGAGAGTTGAAAGAAGAATCTGGCTTAAGTGCGGAATACTTTGATTTTGCGGGACATATAACTTTTCCAGGGTTCGATAAGCATGGTAATGATTGGTCGGTTTATGTCTTTAGGGCTTATGGACCGAGCGGTGAAATGATTGAGTGTGATGAAGGAGAGCTTTCATGGGTCTCCAGAGACGACATACTTTCACTTAACTTATGGGAAGGTGATAAGCATTTTATACCCTATGTTTTGTCAAATAAGACCTTTTTTGGCGAGTTTTGTTATCAATCGGGTGAATTATCTTCATATACACTCGATTTTGCCGACTACTTAAGTGGAAAAGATTTGAACTAA
- a CDS encoding redox-sensing transcriptional repressor Rex, producing MPPKKPSGTLSPPVIQRLSEYLLILEQFIAQEQEVVSSRALATVYGNNSSQVRHDIFQIEHKGSQSHGYLCSELIKDIRIALNLQNEKNLCVIGMGNLGRAITAHVPFDRYGMKLSASFDVDPNVIGKKIGGVEIFNSDDMSNIIKEQNITMAALCVPASRAQKTCDLAIHAGVKGILNYSRIRLKVPEHVSVHYEQIICSFMQLSYKCSL from the coding sequence ATGCCTCCCAAGAAGCCAAGTGGCACACTCTCCCCACCAGTTATCCAAAGACTGAGTGAATACCTTCTCATTCTTGAGCAATTCATTGCTCAAGAGCAGGAAGTCGTATCGAGTCGTGCCTTGGCTACTGTCTACGGAAATAACTCGAGCCAAGTACGCCATGATATATTCCAAATCGAACACAAAGGCAGCCAAAGTCATGGCTACCTTTGTTCTGAGTTGATCAAAGATATCCGCATTGCCCTCAATCTGCAAAACGAGAAAAATCTCTGTGTCATTGGTATGGGTAACTTGGGGCGAGCTATCACGGCTCACGTCCCTTTTGATCGTTATGGCATGAAACTTTCGGCATCTTTTGATGTGGACCCAAATGTTATAGGGAAAAAGATCGGTGGTGTAGAAATTTTTAATTCAGACGATATGTCGAACATCATCAAGGAACAAAACATCACCATGGCCGCCCTCTGCGTTCCTGCGAGTCGCGCACAAAAAACTTGTGACCTCGCTATTCACGCTGGAGTCAAAGGCATCCTTAACTACTCACGTATTCGACTCAAAGTCCCCGAGCACGTCTCTGTTCACTATGAACAGATCATTTGTTCTTTTATGCAACTTTCCTATAAATGCTCCCTGTAA
- a CDS encoding branched-chain amino acid aminotransferase, producing the protein MSTIDWNNLKFSYFQTKCYVQYTYKDGKWSDCEYVEEPYLKMHVASTCLHYGQAAFEGLKAYRGEDGQVRVFRPEENAKRLQRSAERLCMEPVPTEVFLDAVDKVLQSNIDFLPPYGYGASMYMRPLLIGTGARMGVQPSDEYTFILLVVPVGSYYKGGLQSVPALVMEDYDRAAPMGTGNVKAAGNYATGMLPGIMANDQGYPINLYLDAKEHKYIDEFGTSNFVGIKGDSYITPNSAAVLPSITNMSLMTLAEEMGMTVEKRNVNFDEITDLDGIAACGTAVVVTPISHIDKAGKTYKPAKEGIHSRFQDLYTRMQEIQLGQCDDKYNWCHIVAT; encoded by the coding sequence ATGAGCACCATCGATTGGAACAATCTCAAATTTTCATACTTTCAGACGAAATGTTACGTTCAGTATACATATAAAGATGGTAAGTGGTCTGACTGTGAATACGTTGAAGAACCTTACCTTAAAATGCATGTGGCATCAACGTGTCTTCACTATGGTCAAGCGGCTTTCGAAGGCCTAAAAGCTTATCGCGGTGAAGATGGTCAAGTCAGAGTTTTTCGCCCAGAAGAAAATGCTAAGCGTTTACAGCGCTCTGCAGAGCGTTTGTGCATGGAGCCGGTTCCTACAGAGGTCTTTCTTGATGCGGTAGATAAAGTTCTTCAGTCTAATATTGATTTTTTACCTCCATATGGTTATGGCGCGTCTATGTATATGCGTCCTTTATTGATTGGTACTGGTGCAAGAATGGGTGTTCAACCTTCTGATGAGTACACTTTTATCCTTCTAGTCGTTCCAGTGGGTTCATACTATAAGGGTGGTTTACAATCAGTTCCGGCTTTGGTGATGGAAGATTACGATCGTGCGGCTCCGATGGGAACAGGCAATGTAAAAGCAGCGGGTAACTACGCAACGGGAATGCTTCCTGGAATCATGGCTAATGATCAAGGCTATCCCATTAACCTTTACTTAGATGCCAAAGAGCATAAATATATCGATGAATTTGGGACTTCTAATTTTGTAGGCATTAAAGGCGATTCTTATATCACGCCAAACTCAGCCGCAGTTTTACCAAGTATAACGAATATGTCTCTCATGACTCTCGCAGAAGAAATGGGTATGACAGTTGAGAAGCGCAATGTAAATTTCGACGAGATAACAGACTTGGACGGTATTGCGGCGTGCGGTACAGCAGTTGTGGTGACGCCTATCAGTCATATTGATAAAGCTGGCAAAACTTATAAACCGGCTAAAGAAGGGATTCACTCGCGTTTCCAAGACCTTTACACTCGCATGCAGGAAATTCAGTTAGGTCAATGTGACGATAAATATAACTGGTGTCACATTGTCGCTACCTAA